One part of the Lycorma delicatula isolate Av1 chromosome 7, ASM4794821v1, whole genome shotgun sequence genome encodes these proteins:
- the LOC142328286 gene encoding uncharacterized protein LOC142328286: protein MTPTTTSLLCFLTVICHIAWGQNGYNYDRPQNPLLTGPGGRPGAGGPGSPGAPGAGYQYPRPSFPGSSTQGFPGTSGTSFPGASTQGPSGYPSGRPTTPSGFPSGTLSDEQPTGFTGPSTGGPQEGYPSGRPGTTGGQPGASGPSAGYPSARPGATGVDGSSSVYPSGRPGTVGGSQGTTPGFPVSSQGYPSGAPGTGPGISGPSGRPSRPGSQQGPGSVGAGYPSQPGYPSGRPGATGSPAGGFRPQQDEYQPGTGGQQGPEFQGGVAGGQGPSSFQGGAAGGQGPGTFQGGVSGSQGPSTFQGGVAGGQGPSTFQGGVSGSQGPSSFQGGIAGGQGPSGFPGAPGAGQGPSGFPGATSGGQGPSGFPGAPGGGQGPSGFPGAPGGGQGPSSFPGGVSGIGGEDGTYDEGDYSAIPGEPGTDYPIYSEIPETSFRCEDQQYPGYYADVEARCQVFHICANNMTYDFLCPNGTIFHQEFFVCVWWNQFDCDTAPSLYGLNEKLYDYSIVGSQQGTVFPGQQGPQGPSAAFPGQQGPQGPSAAFPGQQGPTGPSVSFPGQQGPQGPSASFPGQQGPQGPSASFPGLQQGPQGPSAAFPGQQGPTGPSASFPGQQGPTGPSASFPGQQGPQGPSAGYPGQQGPQGPSAGYPGQQGPQGPSATFPGQQGPQGPSATFPGQQGPQGPSATFPGQQGPQGPSAAFPGQQGPTGPSASFPGQQRPQGPSAGFPGQPGIQGPAADFPSDGKEGYPSGRPQGPGFPTQPGAPGGDQGFSSQRPGAAIPGQTPSGQPNREYLPPYRR, encoded by the exons ATGACACCAACTACTACATCGTTACTAT GCTTTCTGACTGTGATCTGTCACATTGCATGg ggtCAAAACGGGTACAACTATGACAGGCCGCAGAATCCATTATTAACAGGACCAGGAG GACGTCCGGGTGCAGGTGGTCCGGGAAGTCCGGGTGCACCAGGAGCCGGATATCAGTATCCTCGTCCAA GTTTCCCCGGATCATCGACTCAAGGATTTCCAGGAACTAGTGGTACGAGTTTCCCGGGTGCATCGACTCAAGGCCCTTCGGGATATCCTTCTGGACGACCCACAACACCGAGCGGATTTCCATCAGGAACACTGTCTGATGAACAGCCGACAGGATTTACAGGACCGTCTACAGGAGGCCCGCAAGAGG GATACCCATCTGGAAGGCCAGGAACTACCGGCGGACAACCTGGAGCCAGCGGACCGTCTGCAGGATACCCATCAGCAAGACCAGGAGCTACCGGAGTTGATGGCTCGTCGTCAGTTTACCCATCTGGACGACCAGGAACTGTAGGTGGATCACAAGGTACAACACCGGGATTTCCAGTTTCATCCCAAGGTTATCCATCAGGCGCTCCAGGAACGGGGCCAGGCATCAGTGGACCTTCCG GGAGACCATCTAGACCAGGAAGCCAACAAGGACCAGGTAGTGTAGGAGCAGGTTATCCAAGTCAGCCAGGCTATCCGTCTGGTAGACCTGGAGCCACAGGATCACCAGCTGGTGGTTTTAGACCACAGCAAGATGAATATCAACCAGGAACAGGTGGTCAGCAAGGTCCTGAATTTCAAGGAGGAGTTGCAGGAGGGCAGGGCCCAAGTAGTTTTCAAGGAGGAGCCGCAGGAGGACAAGGTCCTGGTACATTTCAAGGTGGTGTCTCTGGAAGTCAAGGACCAAGTACATTTCAAGGAGGAGTTGCTGGTGGCCAAGGACCAAGTACATTCCAAGGAGGAGTCTCTGGAAGCCAAGGACCAAGCAGTTTTCAAGGAGGTATTGCAGGAGGCCAAGGGCCAAGTGGTTTTCCAGGAGCTCCAGGTGCAGGACAAGGTCCAAGCGGTTTCCCAGGTGCAACAAGTGGAGGACAGGGACCAAGTGGCTTTCCAGGAGCACCAGGTGGAGGACAAGGGCCAAGCGGCTTTCCAGGAGCTCCAGGTGGAGGACAAGGACCAAGCAGCTTTCCAGGTGGTGTATCAGGTATTGGGGGTGAAGATGGAACTTATGATGAAGGTGACTATTCAGCAATTCCAGGTGAGCCTGGTACAGATTATCCTATATATTCTGAAATACCAGAAACATCTTTCCGATGTGAAGATCAACAATATCCAGGATATTACGCTGATGTAGAAGCAAGATGTCAAGTGTTCCACATTTGTGCAAACAATATGACTTATGATTTCCTCTGTCCAAACGGTACAATATTCCATCAAGAATTCTTTGTATGCGTCTGGTGGAATCAATTTGACTGTGACACAGCTCCAAGCCTTTATGGACTGAATGAAAAACTGTATGATTATTCAATAGTTGGAAGCCAACAAGGAA CTGTATTCCCTGGTCAACAAGGACCTCAAGGACCATCTGCAGCATTCCCTGGACAACAAGGACCTCAAGGACCATCTGCAGCATTCCCTGGACAACAGGGCCCAACTGGGCCATCAGTCTCATTCCCTGGTCAACAAGGACCTCAGGGACCATCAGCATCATTTCCAGGACAACAAGGACCTCAAGGACCATCTGCATCATTCCCAGGACTACAACAAGGACCTCAGGGACCATCTGCAGCCTTCCCTGGACAACAAGGACCAACAGGACCATCAGCTTCATTCCCTGGACAACAAGGACCAACAGGACCATCAGCTTCATTCCCTGGACAACAAGGACCACAGGGACCGTCAGCAGGATATCCAGGACAACAAGGACCACAGGGACCATCAGCAGGATATCCAGGACAACAAGGACCTCAAGGACCATCAGCAACATTCCCAGGACAACAAGGACCTCAAGGACCATCAGCAACATTCCCAG GTCAACAAGGACCTCAGGGACCATCAGCAACATTCCCAGGTCAACAAGGACCTCAGGGACCATCAGCTGCCTTCCCTGGACAACAAGGTCCAACAGGACCATCTGCTTCATTCCCTGGACAACAAAGACCACAAGGACCTTCTGCTGGATTCCCAGGTCAACCAGGAATACAAGGACCAGCTGCTGACTTCCCAAGTGATGGTAAAGAAGGTTATCCAAGTGGAAGACCTCAAGGACCAGGTTTTCCAACTCAACCAGGTGCACCAGGTGGTGATCAAGGGTTCTCGAGTCAAAGGCCTGGTGCTGCTATCCCAGGACAGACTCCTTCAGGTCAACCAAACAGAGAATATTTACCACCCTATAGGAGATAA